The Halanaerobium praevalens DSM 2228 genome contains a region encoding:
- a CDS encoding pyrimidine-nucleoside phosphorylase, with the protein MRAYDIIYKKREGQKLSKEELEFLVNGYVDSKIPDYQIAAWAMAVYFQGMDAQETANLTMLMAESGDMIDLSPISGIKVDKHSTGGVGDTTTLILAPLVASAGIPVAKMSGRGLGHTGGTIDKLESIPSFNTSLSRDKFFDNVNQHGVAVVGQTGNLTPADKKLYALRDVTATVESIPLIASSIMSKKLAGGADAIVLDVKTGNGAFMKDFENAKKLAEAMVAIGKEVGRDTAAYITDMNQPLGQAVGNALEVKEAIRTLKGKGPADLTELCVELGAGMLQLAGKVSSLDQGKELLRTKLKNGEALAKFGELITAQGGSAKVIKDLSLLPTAENKVEVKAEKSGYVSAIKALDVGLAAMILGAGRENKDSKIDLAVGLELKQKIADSVEKGDTLAVLHYNDSANLEEAKAKLLAAFTITKEKKNKNKLLYEIIK; encoded by the coding sequence ATGCGTGCTTATGATATAATATATAAAAAAAGAGAAGGCCAAAAACTAAGCAAAGAAGAACTAGAGTTTTTAGTAAATGGTTATGTAGACTCTAAAATACCTGATTATCAAATTGCAGCTTGGGCAATGGCAGTTTATTTTCAGGGGATGGATGCTCAAGAAACTGCTAACTTAACTATGTTAATGGCAGAATCAGGTGATATGATTGATTTAAGTCCTATTTCAGGCATCAAAGTTGATAAACATAGTACAGGAGGTGTAGGTGATACTACCACCTTGATTTTAGCTCCTTTAGTAGCTTCTGCTGGTATTCCAGTTGCTAAAATGTCTGGTAGAGGTCTTGGTCATACAGGTGGAACTATAGATAAATTAGAGTCTATACCTAGTTTTAATACATCTTTAAGTAGAGATAAATTTTTTGATAATGTTAACCAGCATGGTGTAGCAGTAGTTGGCCAAACTGGTAATTTAACTCCAGCTGATAAAAAATTATATGCCTTAAGAGATGTTACAGCTACTGTTGAATCTATACCTTTAATTGCTAGTAGTATTATGAGTAAAAAATTGGCTGGTGGAGCAGATGCTATAGTTCTTGATGTGAAAACAGGTAATGGTGCTTTTATGAAAGATTTTGAAAATGCTAAAAAATTGGCAGAAGCAATGGTTGCAATTGGTAAAGAAGTTGGTCGTGATACTGCAGCTTATATTACTGATATGAATCAACCTCTTGGTCAGGCAGTTGGAAATGCTTTAGAGGTAAAAGAGGCAATTAGGACTCTGAAAGGAAAAGGACCTGCAGATTTAACAGAACTATGTGTTGAATTAGGTGCTGGTATGCTTCAATTAGCTGGTAAAGTAAGTAGTTTAGATCAAGGTAAAGAGCTTTTAAGAACTAAGCTTAAAAATGGTGAGGCTTTGGCTAAATTTGGAGAATTGATTACTGCTCAGGGCGGTAGTGCTAAAGTAATAAAAGATTTATCATTACTACCAACTGCTGAAAATAAAGTTGAAGTCAAAGCAGAAAAATCAGGCTATGTTTCTGCAATTAAAGCTTTAGATGTTGGATTAGCTGCGATGATTTTAGGTGCTGGTAGAGAAAATAAAGATTCTAAAATTGACCTAGCTGTTGGTTTAGAACTCAAGCAAAAAATAGCTGATTCTGTAGAAAAAGGAGATACTTTAGCAGTCTTACATTATAATGATTCAGCTAATTTAGAGGAAGCTAAAGCAAAATTATTAGCAGCCTTTACTATAACTAAAGAAAAAAAGAATAAAAACAAACTATTATATGAGATAATTAAATAA
- a CDS encoding CCA tRNA nucleotidyltransferase: MEKRKKLLNKLLNSKAEEYFSFNNKIIKVNNLIESDFKKLGQKTKNQIEADYLIIENEVYFNKQSSSLAQSKLNFLHKVKAGEHHLTAHNTLLYKNLSLDLNKALDLLEKYKKNKHQQASFLHYDSDLLDYLPQQRRKLLLKLAKEASLLGYNLYLVGGQVRDLLINIPLNKDLDILLEGDLKKFFVHLENKYGYQYDYNNKFSTGFLHNQYGFSIDIASCREEKYHFPGSLPLVEKADLFSDLFRRDFTINTLVIDLNPGRSGILYDFFGALNDLKNGILKVMHDYSFRDDPLRILRGIRFQILKDFKLSSKTIEISQRSLRNYDYHKLAIERVFTELSYLFKSKQDLSQFASVLLKEIPVLKLIKSDFEFSSSQKSNFLRAEKLLAQSRENSLGVNHFLVRLMILFYNSKESLIKSWPLSTLEKKIFVNKIWENIDFSIFEIKDPALKYRRLEFFKKEELIMFASLNFESDYIEEIFKHLKRRETLKIPISGHDLLDLGVKQGPEIKKYLLEVRDQILRHQIENREEALTYLKKIL; encoded by the coding sequence ATGGAAAAAAGAAAAAAATTATTAAATAAACTTTTAAATTCAAAGGCAGAAGAATACTTTAGTTTTAATAACAAAATTATTAAAGTTAATAATTTGATAGAATCTGATTTTAAGAAATTAGGTCAAAAAACTAAAAATCAGATTGAAGCTGACTATTTGATCATTGAAAATGAGGTCTATTTTAATAAGCAAAGTTCTAGTCTGGCCCAGTCTAAGCTCAATTTTTTACACAAAGTAAAAGCTGGAGAACATCACTTGACTGCTCATAATACTTTATTATATAAAAATTTGAGTCTAGATTTAAATAAGGCTCTAGATTTATTAGAAAAATATAAAAAGAACAAACATCAACAGGCTTCATTTTTACATTATGATTCAGATTTATTAGATTATTTACCTCAACAAAGAAGAAAATTACTTTTAAAATTAGCTAAAGAGGCCTCTTTATTGGGCTATAATCTTTATTTAGTTGGAGGGCAGGTTAGAGATCTTTTGATTAATATTCCCCTAAATAAAGATTTAGATATTTTACTTGAAGGAGATTTAAAAAAGTTTTTTGTTCATTTAGAAAATAAATATGGTTATCAATATGATTATAATAATAAATTTTCGACTGGCTTTTTGCATAATCAATATGGTTTTTCAATTGATATAGCTAGTTGTAGAGAAGAAAAATATCATTTTCCTGGTTCTCTGCCTCTAGTAGAAAAAGCAGATTTATTTTCTGACCTTTTTAGGCGTGATTTTACAATTAATACTCTAGTTATTGATTTAAATCCTGGCAGAAGTGGCATTTTATATGATTTTTTTGGTGCACTAAATGATTTAAAAAATGGTATTTTAAAAGTGATGCATGATTATAGTTTTAGAGATGACCCTTTAAGAATTTTAAGAGGTATTCGTTTTCAAATTTTAAAAGATTTTAAATTAAGTTCTAAAACTATAGAAATTAGTCAACGCTCATTAAGAAATTATGATTATCATAAATTAGCTATAGAAAGAGTTTTTACCGAACTTTCTTATTTATTTAAATCTAAACAAGATTTGTCTCAATTTGCTTCAGTTTTGTTAAAAGAAATTCCTGTGCTTAAACTAATTAAAAGTGATTTTGAGTTTAGCAGCAGCCAAAAGTCTAATTTTTTGCGAGCTGAAAAATTACTGGCTCAAAGTCGAGAAAATTCTTTGGGAGTAAATCATTTTCTTGTCAGACTAATGATTTTGTTCTATAATAGTAAAGAAAGCTTAATTAAGTCTTGGCCTCTTTCTACTTTGGAAAAAAAGATATTTGTGAATAAAATTTGGGAAAATATTGATTTTTCAATTTTTGAAATTAAAGATCCTGCTTTAAAATATAGACGATTAGAATTTTTTAAAAAAGAAGAGTTGATTATGTTTGCTTCTTTAAATTTTGAGTCAGATTATATAGAAGAGATATTTAAGCATTTAAAAAGGAGAGAGACACTTAAAATTCCTATTTCAGGACATGATCTGCTAGATCTTGGTGTCAAACAAGGTCCTGAAATAAAAAAATACTTATTAGAAGTTAGAGATCAAATTTTACGTCATCAAATAGAAAATAGAGAAGAAGCCTTAACTTATTTGAAGAAAATATTATAA
- a CDS encoding site-2 protease family protein, whose product MNTIYQLLLLVPILLLSLSLHEFMHGYISHKLGDPTPKAQGRLTLNPLAHLDLMGSLVLIITRRFGWAKPVPINPNYYKNPRKGMMLVSLAGPGANFFLAALFALIARLVVFSSSANLYQLQMAGYSSLVETFFAFFQLAIIINLSLAFFNLLPVPPLDGSKILMGILPPKFDHYIRKLEGPYGMILLILLAYTGVLWGIIGPLVNTMYKILL is encoded by the coding sequence ATGAATACAATTTATCAATTATTATTATTAGTTCCGATTTTACTACTTTCTTTATCTTTACATGAATTTATGCATGGTTATATTTCTCATAAATTAGGAGACCCAACTCCAAAAGCTCAGGGAAGACTAACTTTAAATCCTTTAGCTCATCTAGATCTCATGGGTAGTTTAGTTTTAATTATAACTAGACGTTTTGGTTGGGCTAAACCAGTTCCTATTAATCCTAATTATTATAAGAATCCTAGAAAAGGAATGATGTTAGTTAGTTTGGCAGGACCAGGAGCCAATTTTTTTCTAGCAGCATTATTTGCCTTAATAGCTCGTTTAGTGGTTTTTTCTAGTTCTGCTAATCTTTATCAATTACAAATGGCAGGTTATTCCAGTTTAGTTGAAACTTTTTTTGCTTTTTTTCAATTGGCAATTATTATCAATCTTAGTTTAGCTTTTTTTAACTTATTACCAGTTCCTCCCTTAGATGGCTCTAAAATTTTGATGGGAATTTTACCACCAAAGTTTGATCATTACATTAGAAAATTAGAAGGTCCCTATGGCATGATATTATTAATATTGTTAGCCTATACAGGTGTTTTGTGGGGTATTATTGGACCTCTTGTAAACACCATGTATAAAATATTACTCTAG
- a CDS encoding segregation and condensation protein A has product MDYKLVLDDFEGPLELLYQLVKKNEINISEVSLAQITDQYLKHLEQMREFDLDLASEFLIIAAELIEIKIKALLPKKEVEAEPESEHELITRLREYELFKNIAQMLKKWEEEAGSRYQVEVDIEELMPEMLQIDLEISALKLHELVIKALTSEKEEKTEIIRNPKLEYLKEEKFNIRNKIRDILQDIREVNHKISFFELIKEKDNQLEIVVSLLALLELMKRKKVKVIQENNFSEIMVRKER; this is encoded by the coding sequence ATGGATTATAAATTGGTTTTAGATGATTTTGAAGGACCACTTGAACTTTTATATCAATTAGTTAAAAAAAATGAAATTAATATTAGTGAAGTTTCTTTAGCTCAAATAACTGATCAATATCTTAAACATTTAGAACAAATGCGAGAATTTGATCTTGATTTAGCAAGTGAATTTTTAATTATAGCAGCTGAGTTAATTGAGATTAAAATTAAAGCTTTATTACCTAAAAAAGAAGTAGAAGCAGAACCAGAAAGTGAACATGAATTAATTACTAGATTAAGAGAATATGAACTATTTAAAAATATTGCCCAAATGTTAAAAAAATGGGAAGAAGAAGCTGGGAGCCGTTATCAAGTTGAAGTTGATATTGAAGAACTAATGCCTGAGATGCTTCAAATTGATTTAGAAATTTCAGCTCTAAAATTACATGAGTTAGTAATAAAAGCTTTAACTTCTGAGAAAGAAGAAAAAACTGAAATTATAAGAAATCCTAAATTAGAGTATCTTAAAGAAGAAAAATTTAATATTAGGAATAAAATTAGAGATATTTTGCAAGATATTAGAGAAGTAAATCATAAAATTTCTTTTTTTGAGTTAATTAAAGAAAAAGATAATCAATTAGAAATTGTAGTTAGTTTACTTGCATTATTAGAGTTAATGAAAAGAAAAAAAGTAAAAGTAATTCAAGAAAATAATTTTTCCGAAATTATGGTGCGAAAAGAAAGGTGA
- the scpB gene encoding SMC-Scp complex subunit ScpB: MSNDKVSYLNNKRREKEQQMLEELGFEDLKAQDIALVEALIFSSKKNLPLNVIKEITNFSAEKLERILIYLEQKYQGAEFGVQLKEYNSSYLFQTKKEFAPQIEKLFDITKVSSLSTAALETLAIIAYRQPVTRSEIEEIRGVSVERTLATLSKYELIEELGRKESIGNPIIYGTTDQFLEYLDLEDLSQLPEIERVEKLFAEEIEEAAAEAKSAAEK, translated from the coding sequence ATGAGCAATGATAAAGTAAGTTATCTTAATAATAAAAGACGTGAAAAAGAACAACAAATGCTAGAAGAATTAGGTTTTGAAGATTTAAAAGCTCAGGATATCGCCCTAGTTGAAGCTCTAATTTTTAGTAGTAAAAAAAATCTTCCTTTGAATGTAATTAAAGAAATAACTAATTTTTCGGCCGAAAAATTAGAAAGGATTCTAATTTATCTAGAACAAAAATATCAAGGAGCTGAATTTGGAGTTCAACTAAAAGAGTATAATAGTAGTTATTTATTTCAAACTAAAAAAGAATTTGCCCCCCAAATAGAAAAACTATTTGATATAACAAAAGTTTCTTCTCTTTCTACTGCTGCTTTGGAGACTTTAGCAATAATTGCTTATCGTCAACCAGTTACTCGCTCAGAAATTGAAGAAATACGAGGTGTTAGCGTAGAAAGAACTCTAGCCACTTTAAGCAAATATGAATTAATAGAAGAACTTGGTAGAAAAGAGAGTATTGGTAATCCAATTATTTATGGAACTACAGACCAATTTTTAGAATATCTTGATTTAGAAGACTTAAGTCAATTACCAGAAATTGAAAGAGTTGAAAAACTATTTGCAGAAGAAATTGAAGAAGCTGCAGCTGAAGCTAAGTCAGCAGCAGAAAAATAA
- a CDS encoding pseudouridine synthase, producing the protein MERLQKVMAHAGVASRRKSEEIIAEGRVKVNGQVITEMGYKIDPAQAEVMVDGQVISEEKKVYILLNKPEGYITTVSDPENRPTVMDLIPDLNQRLYPAGRLDFDSSGLLIMTNDGDLTYKLTHPKKEVDKKYRVLIQGKLEEEDFEKFEAGMVIDGQETAPAEISNVDYKGEQTEFDIVIHEGRNRQVRRMAKIAGFSVISLKRIGFAFLTLTGVEEGKFRYLTEAEVENLKKLA; encoded by the coding sequence ATGGAAAGATTACAAAAAGTTATGGCTCATGCTGGAGTTGCTTCACGCAGAAAATCAGAAGAAATAATTGCTGAAGGTAGAGTTAAAGTAAATGGTCAAGTAATTACTGAAATGGGATATAAAATTGATCCAGCACAGGCTGAAGTTATGGTTGATGGTCAAGTTATTAGTGAAGAAAAAAAAGTATATATTTTATTAAATAAACCTGAAGGATATATTACAACAGTTTCTGATCCAGAAAATAGGCCAACAGTTATGGATTTAATTCCCGATTTAAACCAAAGGTTATATCCCGCAGGGAGACTTGATTTTGATAGCTCAGGACTTTTAATTATGACTAATGATGGGGATTTAACCTATAAATTAACTCACCCTAAAAAAGAGGTAGATAAAAAATATAGAGTCTTAATTCAAGGTAAATTGGAAGAAGAAGATTTTGAAAAATTTGAAGCTGGAATGGTGATTGATGGTCAAGAAACAGCACCAGCAGAAATATCAAATGTAGATTATAAAGGTGAGCAAACAGAATTTGATATAGTAATTCATGAAGGTCGGAACAGACAGGTTAGAAGGATGGCAAAAATTGCTGGTTTTTCTGTTATTTCATTAAAAAGAATTGGTTTTGCCTTTTTAACCTTAACTGGAGTAGAAGAAGGAAAATTTAGATATTTAACAGAAGCAGAAGTTGAAAATTTAAAAAAACTAGCTTAA
- a CDS encoding stage V sporulation protein S translates to MEELKVSSKSDPKAVAGALAAVLREEKKVELQAVGAGAVNQTIKAIAISRGYVAPNGMDLIMIPAFTEIEINGEERTAIKFLVEPR, encoded by the coding sequence ATGGAAGAATTAAAAGTTTCATCAAAATCTGATCCAAAAGCTGTTGCTGGAGCTTTAGCAGCAGTTTTAAGAGAGGAAAAAAAGGTTGAATTACAGGCAGTAGGAGCTGGAGCAGTTAATCAAACTATTAAAGCTATTGCGATTTCTAGGGGTTATGTTGCTCCTAATGGTATGGATTTAATCATGATACCAGCATTTACTGAAATTGAAATTAACGGAGAAGAAAGAACAGCTATTAAATTTTTAGTAGAACCCAGATAA
- the smc gene encoding chromosome segregation protein SMC has translation MVNIFLKKIRLKGFKSFANKTDIEIEENITAIVGPNGSGKSNIVDAIRWVLGEQSAKNLRGSRMADIIFSGSETLKAKKKASVTLFFDNTNGELPVEGKELTLGRQVSDDGRSNYLINGASCRLKDIEMLLMDSGLGSDGYSIVGQGRIDSIIKSKPDKMRLFFEEAAGIMKHKSRKEEAEKRLENTNTDLSRIQDLVEELEKRHDPLAKAAAKAKKYKKHKSKLSDLEISLLNKQWQKKQAEFKKLTKKREKMQKKLKEKESNYNSISYQLANFKDKLKSLKSKKELVSNDYFQNQNKINEINNNLNVMEERKNNYIKNKSKLKNRISQLKSELDAKKEEFKKAKSNFKLIDSDQKTIAEKINDLEHKIEIKKENRLSFRNKIESINNKIKNKKEKIQTLNSNLERLKERIDISKNRLQEISTDQNQFKNKLQLEKDKLKQINLELTANKKEIKEQETALRNLNKKITKENKSLEAGKAELLKTKEDYQHYNSRLQLMQEMQESYEGYYNGVRNILEKRKEFSGLIDVVAEIVSVKSEYETAIETALGAKMQNIIVEDDQTARSAVNYLKNNKKGRATFLPLNMVKGSRLRKNYLKKLEKEAGFIGLAVDLVDFPKRLEKIFNFLLGKIVITDNLKNAVQIAKNIKRNFKIVTKKGDVVYPGGAISGGSSASNSRDLIGRDRKIKELEEKRSKLQAKGKSLLEKLEKDKKEIDQKKNKLELAKSNLQSLKMDENNILNQKNQIQTKIKELSTAQDSSQNDFAKLNNNLKDNKKSMQAKLREIENLKNEIQNLESEIEALEKKLNKKKNELNNLEPRLKELELNAARISEKRNNAQEQVLEKEKIVTAKTKEIRAKQAEIETINNDLEKIAKRKLKLKEKQNDLEQAAEKLEISKKNLTKKVKELEKEVEIKEKQAKKLQDKLNQTKDTFHQLDLKYNKLDDQLENIKSILMTDYSLKPAEINLDSLMEIKDENEAEVEKEIKDLKKKIKKLHPVNESAVEEFAKLTERLDYLKEQQTDLNQARNSIELVISDIEESMKKMFANTFYQVKEEFAKVFKALFQGGKAQLKLTDSENMLTTGVEIQAQPPGKSLKSLSLLSGGERALTAIALIFAFIQVKPSPFYVLDEIDAPLDDVNIVRFASFIKKYAKVAQFIIITHRRYMMTEVDSLYGVTMEKSGVSSLVSLKLDQAESFNDNYIKEAL, from the coding sequence GTGGTTAATATTTTTTTAAAAAAAATAAGACTCAAAGGATTTAAATCTTTTGCTAATAAAACTGATATAGAGATTGAGGAAAATATAACTGCTATTGTTGGCCCAAATGGCAGTGGTAAGAGTAATATAGTAGATGCTATCCGCTGGGTATTAGGAGAACAAAGTGCTAAGAATTTAAGAGGAAGTAGAATGGCAGATATTATATTTTCTGGAAGTGAGACTTTAAAAGCTAAAAAAAAGGCAAGTGTAACTTTATTTTTTGATAATACAAATGGAGAACTCCCAGTAGAGGGCAAAGAACTAACCCTAGGTCGTCAAGTTAGTGATGATGGGCGTAGCAATTATTTAATTAATGGAGCTTCTTGTCGTTTAAAAGATATAGAAATGCTTTTAATGGACAGTGGTCTCGGTAGTGATGGTTATTCAATTGTTGGTCAGGGAAGAATTGATTCAATTATAAAATCCAAACCTGATAAAATGCGTTTATTTTTTGAAGAAGCTGCTGGAATTATGAAACATAAATCACGCAAAGAAGAAGCTGAAAAAAGATTAGAAAATACTAATACAGATCTAAGTAGAATTCAGGATTTAGTAGAAGAACTAGAAAAAAGACATGATCCTTTAGCTAAAGCAGCTGCTAAAGCAAAAAAATATAAAAAGCATAAAAGTAAATTATCAGATTTAGAAATAAGTCTGTTAAATAAACAATGGCAAAAAAAGCAAGCAGAATTTAAGAAATTAACTAAAAAAAGAGAAAAAATGCAAAAAAAATTGAAAGAAAAAGAAAGTAATTATAATAGTATTTCTTATCAGCTTGCTAATTTTAAAGATAAATTAAAATCTTTAAAAAGCAAAAAAGAACTAGTAAGTAATGATTATTTTCAAAACCAAAATAAAATTAATGAAATTAATAATAATTTAAATGTAATGGAAGAAAGAAAAAATAATTACATAAAAAATAAATCTAAATTAAAAAATAGAATTTCTCAACTTAAATCAGAGCTTGATGCCAAAAAAGAGGAATTTAAAAAAGCAAAGTCTAATTTTAAATTAATTGATTCTGATCAAAAAACAATAGCAGAAAAGATTAATGATTTAGAGCACAAAATTGAGATAAAAAAAGAAAATAGATTATCATTTAGGAATAAAATAGAAAGCATAAATAATAAAATAAAAAATAAAAAAGAAAAAATACAAACTCTTAATTCAAATTTAGAAAGATTAAAAGAAAGAATAGATATTTCAAAGAATAGACTGCAAGAAATATCTACAGATCAAAATCAGTTTAAAAATAAACTGCAGTTGGAAAAAGATAAACTAAAACAGATTAATTTAGAGTTAACTGCAAATAAAAAAGAAATAAAAGAACAAGAAACTGCTTTAAGAAATTTAAATAAAAAAATAACAAAAGAAAATAAAAGCTTAGAAGCAGGTAAAGCAGAGCTTTTAAAAACTAAAGAAGATTACCAGCACTACAATTCAAGGCTGCAATTAATGCAGGAAATGCAGGAAAGTTATGAAGGGTATTATAATGGTGTGCGTAATATTTTAGAAAAAAGAAAAGAATTTAGTGGGCTAATAGATGTAGTAGCAGAAATTGTATCTGTTAAATCAGAATATGAAACAGCTATTGAAACAGCTTTAGGTGCGAAAATGCAGAATATTATAGTAGAAGATGATCAGACTGCTAGATCAGCTGTAAATTATTTAAAAAATAATAAAAAAGGAAGAGCTACTTTTTTACCTTTAAATATGGTTAAAGGTTCACGTTTAAGAAAAAATTATTTAAAAAAACTAGAAAAAGAAGCAGGTTTTATTGGTTTAGCAGTTGATCTTGTTGATTTTCCTAAACGTTTAGAAAAAATATTTAACTTTTTATTAGGTAAAATAGTGATTACTGATAATTTAAAAAATGCTGTTCAAATTGCTAAAAATATTAAACGTAATTTTAAGATTGTTACTAAAAAAGGTGATGTAGTTTATCCTGGGGGAGCAATTTCTGGTGGTAGTAGTGCTAGTAATAGTAGAGATTTAATCGGAAGAGATAGAAAGATTAAAGAATTAGAAGAAAAAAGATCAAAATTACAAGCAAAAGGTAAATCGCTTTTAGAAAAACTAGAAAAAGATAAAAAAGAAATTGATCAGAAAAAAAATAAATTAGAACTTGCAAAATCTAATTTACAGAGTTTGAAAATGGATGAAAATAATATTTTGAATCAAAAAAATCAGATTCAAACAAAAATAAAAGAATTAAGCACAGCTCAAGATTCAAGTCAGAATGATTTCGCTAAATTAAATAACAATCTCAAAGATAATAAAAAATCAATGCAAGCAAAGTTAAGAGAAATAGAAAATTTAAAAAATGAAATTCAAAATTTAGAGTCAGAAATTGAAGCTTTAGAGAAGAAATTAAATAAGAAAAAAAATGAATTAAATAATCTAGAGCCTAGATTAAAAGAGCTAGAATTAAATGCTGCTCGAATTTCAGAAAAAAGGAATAATGCCCAAGAACAAGTATTAGAAAAAGAAAAAATAGTAACTGCTAAAACTAAAGAAATTCGGGCAAAGCAAGCAGAAATTGAAACTATTAATAATGATTTAGAAAAAATAGCTAAGCGAAAATTGAAGTTAAAAGAAAAACAAAATGATTTAGAACAAGCAGCAGAGAAATTAGAAATTAGTAAGAAAAATTTAACTAAAAAAGTTAAAGAGTTAGAAAAAGAAGTAGAAATTAAAGAAAAGCAAGCAAAAAAATTACAAGATAAATTAAATCAAACTAAGGATACTTTTCATCAGCTTGACTTAAAGTATAATAAGTTAGATGATCAATTAGAAAATATTAAATCTATATTAATGACAGACTATAGTTTAAAGCCAGCAGAAATTAATCTAGATTCCTTAATGGAAATAAAAGATGAAAATGAAGCTGAAGTTGAAAAAGAAATTAAAGATTTAAAAAAGAAAATAAAAAAGCTACATCCTGTAAATGAATCAGCAGTAGAAGAGTTTGCAAAATTAACTGAAAGACTTGATTATTTAAAAGAACAGCAAACAGATTTAAATCAAGCTCGCAATTCAATTGAATTAGTTATTTCTGATATTGAAGAATCAATGAAAAAAATGTTTGCTAATACTTTCTATCAAGTTAAAGAAGAGTTTGCTAAAGTTTTTAAAGCTTTATTTCAGGGCGGAAAAGCTCAACTAAAGTTAACTGATTCTGAAAACATGTTAACTACAGGGGTTGAAATTCAGGCTCAACCCCCAGGCAAAAGTCTTAAAAGCTTATCACTATTATCAGGTGGAGAAAGGGCTTTAACAGCAATAGCTTTAATTTTTGCTTTTATTCAGGTTAAACCGAGTCCTTTTTATGTTTTAGATGAGATTGATGCTCCTTTAGATGATGTTAATATTGTTCGCTTTGCTAGCTTTATTAAAAAATATGCAAAAGTGGCTCAGTTTATTATTATAACTCATCGTCGTTATATGATGACAGAGGTTGATTCTTTATATGGAGTTACAATGGAAAAATCAGGTGTTTCCAGTCTTGTTTCTTTAAAATTAGATCAAGCAGAAAGTTTTAATGATAATTATATTAAGGAGGCTTTATAA
- the ftsY gene encoding signal recognition particle-docking protein FtsY, producing the protein MGFLQKLKAGLKKTKAGFVDKVTNIFTGRSNIDDQLFEELEEVLIQADVGVKTTFTLIDKLKEDVDNEEVTEPEELMSYFQKELKELLQNDEGDFNFNNELNIIMMVGVNGAGKTTTIAKLAGRYKKEGKKVMLAAGDTFRAGAIEQLQIWGDRLGVNVISQQEGSDAAAVAYDAIQSAKAKDVDLLIVDTAGRLHTQTNLMKELKKVKRVIEREAEAIGAGVEVLLVLDATTGQNAISQAKLFNQAVNVDGVALTKLDGTAKGGIVITVKNELDIPIKLIGVGEAAEDLQNFDPEQFIEALFSQDE; encoded by the coding sequence ATGGGTTTTTTACAAAAATTAAAAGCAGGGTTAAAAAAGACAAAAGCAGGTTTTGTTGATAAGGTAACAAATATTTTCACTGGAAGATCTAATATTGATGATCAATTATTTGAAGAATTAGAGGAAGTTTTAATCCAGGCAGATGTTGGGGTGAAAACTACTTTTACTTTAATTGATAAATTAAAAGAAGATGTTGATAATGAAGAAGTTACTGAACCAGAAGAGTTAATGTCTTATTTCCAAAAAGAATTAAAAGAATTACTACAAAATGATGAAGGTGATTTTAATTTTAATAATGAATTAAATATAATAATGATGGTTGGGGTGAATGGAGCTGGTAAAACAACTACTATTGCCAAACTTGCTGGTCGTTATAAAAAAGAGGGCAAAAAAGTAATGTTAGCTGCAGGTGATACATTTAGAGCTGGAGCAATTGAACAATTACAGATTTGGGGAGATAGATTAGGAGTAAATGTTATTTCTCAACAAGAAGGTTCTGATGCAGCAGCAGTAGCTTATGATGCTATTCAATCGGCAAAGGCAAAAGATGTAGATCTTTTAATTGTTGATACAGCTGGCCGACTACATACTCAAACAAATTTAATGAAAGAGTTAAAGAAAGTAAAAAGAGTAATTGAGAGAGAAGCAGAAGCAATTGGGGCTGGAGTAGAGGTGCTTTTAGTTTTAGATGCTACAACTGGTCAAAATGCAATTTCACAAGCAAAATTATTTAATCAAGCAGTAAATGTAGATGGAGTTGCTTTAACTAAATTGGACGGAACTGCTAAAGGTGGAATTGTAATTACAGTAAAAAATGAATTAGATATCCCAATTAAATTAATTGGGGTTGGAGAAGCAGCAGAGGATTTACAAAATTTTGATCCTGAGCAATTTATAGAAGCACTATTTAGTCAAGATGAATAA